One Candidatus Dependentiae bacterium DNA segment encodes these proteins:
- the rplU gene encoding 50S ribosomal protein L21, which translates to MKAQMPEKFAIFATGGKQYQAVEGKTLAIEKIDGEPGDMLEFNEVLFYKNGTDSFEFGRPHLEKTIKASIIKQTKDPKVIIFRFKRRKKVRVKKGHRQPKTVIRFESV; encoded by the coding sequence ATGAAAGCTCAAATGCCAGAAAAATTCGCGATATTTGCCACAGGTGGCAAACAGTATCAAGCCGTTGAAGGTAAAACCTTAGCTATCGAAAAAATCGATGGCGAACCAGGTGATATGCTTGAATTCAATGAAGTTTTGTTTTATAAAAATGGAACTGATTCATTTGAATTCGGTCGTCCACACCTTGAAAAAACAATCAAGGCTTCGATTATCAAACAGACAAAAGACCCAAAAGTGATCATCTTTAGGTTCAAACGTCGTAAAAAAGTACGCGTTAAAAAGGGTCATCGTCAACCAAAAACGGTTATACGTTTTGAATCAGTTTAA
- a CDS encoding dCTP deaminase, with product MILSADEIKKALDRGDIEINPFNASHLGSNSYDLHLHNELLVYKDRTLDMKKDNNTERIQIPQAGFEMQPGKIYLGRSKEWTATNVYAPMLEGRSSIGRLGLYVHITAGFGNIGSSGFWTLELSCVQPLVIYPDVAVCQIFFMTVQGAKTLFPEKNKYKDADDIQASKLWQEF from the coding sequence ATGATACTTTCAGCAGATGAAATAAAAAAAGCATTAGATAGAGGTGATATTGAAATTAACCCATTTAATGCATCGCACTTAGGGTCAAACAGTTATGATTTACATTTGCATAATGAACTGTTGGTATATAAAGATCGTACATTGGATATGAAAAAAGATAATAACACTGAGCGCATTCAAATTCCCCAAGCTGGCTTTGAGATGCAACCGGGTAAAATCTATTTGGGGCGATCTAAAGAATGGACTGCAACAAATGTATATGCACCAATGCTGGAAGGGCGTTCATCAATTGGTCGATTGGGATTATATGTGCATATAACTGCCGGATTTGGCAATATAGGCTCAAGTGGTTTTTGGACATTAGAATTGAGTTGTGTGCAGCCATTGGTGATTTATCCTGATGTTGCTGTTTGCCAAATATTTTTTATGACCGTGCAAGGGGCAAAAACTTTATTTCCTGAAAAAAATAAATACAAAGATGCAGATGATATCCAAGCCAGTAAGCTTTGGCAGGAGTTTTAA
- the mutS gene encoding DNA mismatch repair protein MutS, with product MAKPKKLTPLMEQYFDIRENYPDMLLLFQVGDFYELFFDDAKKAAAYLGIALTKRGNLNGEPIPLCGVPLHALQHYLIKLVRGGFKVAICDQLEEATPGKVVERGVTQVLTPGTLTDTQLLDAKSASYLCSFFPMQDSWGLLFGEILTAQLFGTVIPADDSKKLEAEIARFMPDEIILPHTASGKSFISYFKKLGYFTSLEHNRDDIDGKKEFDGWVEKQLHKKTQKVLTERYSLKSAMHSFYTYLHKNNNQALSQFNAVQCYDADDFLVLDAATQRNLELIKNNHDGSKKGTLFSVLDKAITPMGSRMIKKWITRPLTKLEQIEQRQKVIALFCKQTALVEQLAPYLKEIGDVERVIGRIALRRAQLHDFLALKNALEVLPKITQLLQAYESDVLLQVIMSYIIDFAALHQLLQASIHDDRDKDWLIKPQFDQNLDHLRGLVEHSNDKLLELEQREIAQTGISSLKIRYTSVQGYYIEVTKANLHAVPEHYVRHQTLVGKERYVTVELQRLQVEINEAKRNIGTVEKEIFERIKSEVECKINPLRKLAHALAHLDALFGFSCAASDYDFIQPTFNDHRTIAIEAGRHAVVQTTSQNPFIPNDTLLDDNQSLWIITGPNMGGKSTYLRQVAHICIMAQIGSFVPADSASLSLLDRVFTRIGSGDHLTEGKSTFLVEMEETATICTQATDRSLVILDEVGRGTSTFDGLAIAQSVIEYIYKKVQARCIFATHYHELTQLETIFPGIVSYHAASKKTVNGITFLYKIKRGVADGSFGVQVAKLAQLPKEVIDRSQELLQLLKIKEEQLAQHIGGNADNDITDSYVRLKTEFDSLKNAYNQLQEQNKQLASFAKTMQDINFDELSPKKAFDLLWQMKG from the coding sequence ATGGCAAAACCAAAAAAATTAACTCCTTTGATGGAGCAATATTTCGATATTCGTGAAAATTATCCTGATATGTTACTCCTTTTTCAAGTGGGTGATTTTTATGAGCTATTCTTTGATGATGCAAAAAAAGCTGCAGCATATTTGGGTATTGCGTTAACTAAACGTGGTAATCTGAATGGTGAGCCGATTCCATTATGTGGTGTTCCGTTGCATGCATTGCAACATTATCTTATTAAATTGGTGCGTGGCGGTTTTAAAGTTGCTATTTGTGATCAATTGGAAGAAGCAACTCCCGGCAAGGTGGTTGAGCGTGGAGTAACGCAAGTATTAACACCTGGGACTTTAACTGACACGCAGCTGTTAGATGCAAAATCAGCTTCATATTTATGTTCATTCTTTCCCATGCAAGATTCATGGGGTTTGTTATTTGGTGAAATTTTAACGGCGCAACTGTTCGGAACCGTGATTCCTGCAGATGATAGTAAAAAATTAGAAGCGGAAATTGCGCGTTTTATGCCGGATGAAATTATTTTACCGCATACTGCATCGGGTAAATCATTTATATCATATTTCAAAAAACTTGGTTATTTCACTTCACTTGAGCATAATCGAGATGATATTGATGGCAAAAAAGAGTTTGATGGTTGGGTTGAAAAGCAGTTACATAAAAAAACACAAAAGGTGTTAACTGAGCGTTATTCACTCAAATCTGCCATGCACTCATTTTATACATATTTGCATAAAAACAATAATCAAGCGCTTTCGCAATTTAATGCAGTTCAATGTTATGATGCGGATGATTTTTTGGTGCTTGATGCGGCAACACAACGCAATTTAGAACTGATAAAAAATAATCATGATGGATCAAAGAAAGGTACGTTGTTTAGTGTGCTGGACAAAGCAATTACACCAATGGGTTCACGCATGATAAAAAAATGGATTACACGTCCATTGACAAAGCTTGAGCAGATTGAACAACGACAAAAAGTAATTGCGCTTTTTTGTAAACAAACAGCATTAGTTGAACAATTAGCGCCGTACCTAAAAGAGATTGGTGATGTTGAGCGGGTAATTGGGCGTATTGCATTACGGCGTGCACAGTTACATGATTTTCTTGCATTGAAAAATGCGCTTGAAGTTTTGCCTAAGATTACCCAATTATTACAAGCGTATGAGAGCGATGTTTTATTACAAGTAATCATGTCGTACATTATTGATTTTGCTGCATTGCATCAACTGTTACAAGCATCTATACATGACGATCGTGATAAAGATTGGTTGATTAAACCACAATTTGATCAAAACTTAGATCATCTACGTGGATTAGTTGAGCATAGCAATGATAAACTGTTGGAACTTGAACAACGTGAAATTGCCCAAACCGGTATTTCATCACTTAAAATCAGATATACCAGTGTACAAGGTTATTATATTGAAGTGACCAAAGCAAATTTGCATGCAGTTCCGGAGCATTATGTCCGTCATCAAACATTGGTTGGTAAAGAACGCTATGTTACGGTTGAGCTGCAACGGTTGCAGGTTGAGATCAATGAGGCAAAGCGGAACATTGGCACTGTTGAAAAAGAGATTTTCGAACGGATAAAATCTGAAGTAGAATGCAAAATTAATCCATTGCGTAAGTTAGCTCATGCATTGGCTCATTTAGATGCACTATTCGGTTTTTCATGTGCAGCATCAGATTATGATTTTATACAACCGACATTTAATGACCATCGTACTATTGCTATTGAAGCCGGACGACATGCCGTTGTGCAAACAACTTCACAAAATCCTTTTATTCCAAATGATACATTACTTGATGATAATCAATCGTTATGGATTATTACCGGTCCGAACATGGGTGGTAAATCAACCTACCTGCGTCAAGTTGCACATATTTGTATTATGGCGCAAATCGGTTCATTTGTTCCGGCTGATAGTGCAAGTTTGAGCTTATTGGATCGTGTATTTACTCGTATCGGTTCAGGTGATCATTTAACTGAAGGTAAAAGTACCTTTTTAGTTGAAATGGAAGAGACTGCAACTATTTGCACGCAAGCGACTGATCGAAGTTTGGTTATTTTAGATGAAGTTGGCCGTGGCACCAGTACATTCGATGGACTTGCCATTGCACAATCGGTTATTGAATATATCTATAAAAAAGTGCAAGCACGTTGCATTTTCGCAACGCATTATCATGAACTGACTCAATTGGAGACAATATTTCCCGGCATTGTAAGTTATCATGCAGCAAGCAAAAAAACAGTAAATGGGATTACCTTTTTATATAAAATAAAACGTGGTGTTGCTGATGGTAGTTTTGGCGTACAGGTTGCAAAACTTGCGCAATTACCAAAAGAGGTGATCGATCGTTCTCAAGAACTGTTGCAACTGCTCAAAATAAAAGAAGAACAACTGGCGCAACATATTGGTGGCAATGCAGATAATGATATTACAGATTCTTATGTGCGATTAAAAACTGAATTTGATTCTTTAAAAAATGCGTATAATCAATTACAAGAGCAGAATAAACAATTAGCTTCATTTGCCAAAACGATGCAAGATATTAACTTTGATGAACTGTCTCCTAAAAAAGCATTTGATTTATTGTGGCAGATGAAGGGATGA